The segment ACCATGATCTCGGCTCCTCTCGGGGACTTTCGCCACACGATGCACATCGGGAGGGGCGGGGACACTTTTGGCGACACCTCTTTTCTGTCCACCATCGGCCCGAGTCCAAGTGTATCAGAAACGGTAAACTCAGAAatgtctcctccacctccaacaAATGAACCCGTAGTGAATGTTGACCACGTGGATATCAACGAGAGCTTGCTTTCAGAGTCCGTATCTTCATTCACGTTAGACCTAGACTTGGATCTCGGTCCGTCTATGCTGGGAGATGTTTTAGGGGTGATGGACGGTTTGGGATTGGAAGCGTTTAGTCCAACAAGTAGCGTCTCGCCAGTGGAAATAAACCAGCCGAATGGTGCCATGGAGAGGCCTATGGATTTGAGAAATGAGCTAAACGGAAAATCGCTGGATGAGAATGGAGTGGTGGGAGACAGCAGAATACCAGATGGGAATAGTTTCAGGGCAAAAGCTTTACGACCCAAAGTTAGATTTAGTGACAAACGTGAGGAGATCATTCGACAGGCGTCcgaagaagaggagggacaggggttTAATTTTCAAGATGAAGATGAGATGGAGTGCATTAGCTCCACGAAGGTAAAcagcgagagggagaggggcGTTGTCATGGGAAGAACAGATGTAGAACTGCCCCCCAGTCCGGCTTCGTCTCACAGCTCGTATGAGTATGAGGGCGTCACTGCACTGGACAGGAGGAAGGTGGACATTTGCCATTCAGAAACTgactcagaggaggaagaggaggaggatgtcgGAAAGGGCTACACTTTTGAAGATGAGTTTGATGATGAAATAGGCCTATAGGAGAGGATAGAGGAGTTTTCACAATGTTTTGCTGTTATTTAGGAGAGTGCACTGTCAAAAAATATCTGGaagagttaaaatgacttgaattcagaatatctTGAATTAAACTGACACTGTGTACGTATTTATTTCGACAGTCTGaaaccttcttgtctccatgaagatatttttcctggaatgttccaccaaaTGGAATGAAACTTGGCAATcgtcacggagacaagcaggtgacttgACACAACCACCTTCAatggaataaaaaaacatagataagcttaataccatactatggaacattccaggcagagcaataacattttcatgagacaagcaggtggccaacTCTACACCAGAAAACGTAAGTGCAACTTTAGGATTAGATTTAATACACATTACAATTTCTTGAAGAAGTTCAGGAACTGTAAccaagatagatagatagatagattaatATAAGCAAATCAAAAGAAGATTCTGAATTCAGGCCATTTATAACTCATGCCGTGTCACAGTGTACCACTCTCCTGAGGTGGGAGGTCAGGTTTATTATGAAAAACATTGATGCAAGCTGGGCTGACTCAAAAAAGCTATTCAGTTTAGAGATAATGCTACTTAACTGGAAAAACAACATTGTTTTCTTTGCCAAAGCCCCAAAAcacatacattacatttttacagtgaaaggTTAGCACTTTTAAAGATGTCATATTTCTTGAAATGTTGCTCAGTGGACATCCTCTCAAGCCTTATTTTTaattatggtttttttttttttttttttatctgaaagtGCTGAAAGAATTTATTATGTGCCTTAAAATGAGCTCAGAGCTGTTAGCCTGTACTTTACCCAGATCTTCATGcctatttgtgttgttttgtactatgtctttgttttttaaatgtaatcatTACATCAAGCAATTGTTAAACATTGACCAAATGTGAATTACGCCACTTCAAAATGATgacttaactgggactaaacctggactagatcagggcAAAACCAGTACTacgggaccaaaccaagtctacatcagggctaaaGTGGGAACTATACCTGGACTCAACCTGAACTAACCCTGGACTTAAActagagcaggaccaaaccaagtctacatcagaactaaactgggatcTAACTAGATTAAGTGCAGATAAAACTTCATGCTAGGTTTGTGAGTTGAAATGACATAATTTAGGGTGCGTTCATACTTGCACAATCAAAACAAGAAAgacactaaacctggactaaaccaggaccaaacaaaatCCACATTAAGACTCAAACTGAGCCCAAAGCAgcacaagtgtgaacgcacccaaAGTTTTACTAGTGTCAATTACCTGGTTCTTCTTCAGAGCTATAAAGCAAACCTAAGAGCATCTATTGATAGAAACAAGAATGATTTCTGTCTTTATCAATGTTTCATATTTTGCAAACAGATGTTGAAACTGTATTTATCTGGCAATGTTAAatgaataacattttatttggatATAGACATGCTGttcattttgtcttgttttggaaATAAATCTTTATTATACGTGTAAAATCTTTGTGTTGTGAGTGAAAATTTCCCTTACAGGCCTAATCCTTTCAACTCCACACAGCAGCCATCCCCTGACAGATAAACTGTTAACATGCATTTTGACAAGTTATTAAAATGACTTCAATTAAACAAAATGTGGATTTACAAAgtagggtttatttttttgcattatgttACCTGTGCAGGGCATATTATGGGTATAAAACTCcataaaaggtcctatattatgcaaaattgactcttgagaaCTTTAAACCTTGTTAGAATGTCGtcacctgctcaaaaacatacctgaagttgtgttttgtttctttcacacacaaGATGGATTTTAACAGCTATCTTTCACCTTTTCTTCAGTAGAAATGGAAAATTCTAGGTGTGAAATGATAAATGATtattgtgaaggtgtatggagtttaaaaatacaatggagcctaacatcacaaggtggaacagtttgagagaagagcacagcctaaatatacaggatttgtgattaaaacaaaacaaacctccaGGTGCgttttgtgatgaagaaaaattataagatcagaaaacagcataatatgggccctttaaactgaaaTGGCAACACAAACCTTGTTGAAGAACAGAAGAAATGTCATCAGCATGTCTTAGTAGCATTTTGATGTCTACTCTACAAGATTAAATAGCCACATCTTTAGTTATGTAAATTTTCAATACTAAGTGTATGAGTCACCGATCTCAGAAAACAATTACAAACCTGTTTAAGTAGATGACTTATAAAGCAATCATACAAGGTGATGTTTAAACACCTTTTTGCTTCCTTCTAAGAGCACTAGAAGAAAACATGAACAATGCAGACATACATTGACATTTCTGTAGGATTTGAGGATACAGCCATTCTTGGCATAATTCAAAAATACTATTGTAGTTAATACTTCTCAGTTTGTATACTTAAACTGTCTTGAACATGTTGAGTCCATGTTACCATTGTTGTTGTCACACACAAATAGGGAAATTCAAATAATATGACAATTTAATATATTGGAAAGATGTTGATTGCTTATTGCcaagagaatgaaccaaaaaATATTGATACATTCAGTTTTGTCCGTTCATGAGTACAGTGGTTATATACTCAAGCGCTCTTCTCTACACAGATATTGTCCGGAACACGTTGAAGCCCGACAGCGCTGTGGAAATCAGAACACCTGGTAGTTGTGGGTGCCAGTGGACTTCCTTAATCTCTTTCTGACCCTGGTGCAGGAATAGGAGCTGAGGCGGGAGGCCCTTCACCCCGTCCACTTGGGCTCCTACGTCACATGACTCCACGGACAGATCCCATTGGCTGACGACGTCATCAGCTCCGGCGGCGGCGAAAACACTGGAGTCTATAGGGCTCCACTCTACTGAAGTGATGGGGGCGCTGTGCTGTTTAAAGTTGGCCACAGGACGTCCAGTCTGTggttaaaaaaatctattgttaTTTCATGTCATCTCAATGGGCGTGAACCATTACTGTTACATAAGTGGACACAATACAGTCATTAAAAACattctgtataaaatgtacattGATTATATGTGTACATGCAGCTAAGGAAAAGACCAATTTCGATTgccaattaaataaataaaaaaatgaataaaatgatgGCAATGGTAGTTTCTTCAGTGTTATCTTTTACACTATATGGTTCCGTTATAGATTAAAACCAATATAAAACTGGTCAGAGAAGGTCCAatactgtgttttttatgtacGTTTTTCAGTATAACTAGTTCAAACGAGTATTGAAACTAGTTTAATATCTGGTATTGATTTAGCATGTGGTGGGGTTTCTTTAAACAAGGTAAAAAACATAGATTAGTGTatgaaaagttaagaaattagtcatgtttttcagtttttatctgaaaaaatgccataaaatgtattatctgATCATTCATTTCTgtataattcatatttttatcccCTTCACAATCACAACACTTATTACAAATATATAGACTCGACAGGGCAGTTAGTAATATTATAGTTTCTTACAGACAGGTCTCTGAACAGAAATGTCACGTGATGTTTCTATCAGCTGACCCCACACATCAGAGCAACAACACATGACGGTCAAggtatgattaaaaaaaacaatggtcTGTCAATAAGAAACTAGAGTATAATTATATCAGAACCAGTCTAAAGGGATTTGAGAGAGTTGGACAGTAAATTCGTTGCTGTTTACTATGATCTGGTTTGTACCTTAAATTGTCGCAGGTCCCAGACTTTGAGGAGCCCATCGTCTCCTCCAGACAAGAGAAAGGGTTCACTCCTGTTCCAGCTGATTACATTAATGTCTGACGAGTGCGCTTCATTGGCCGAGAGCATCGAGTTTGGAGGAGCACGAATATCCCAGACACGAATCGACTGGTCCACAGAACAAGACGCGAAAACCTGAAACAGTGCACCAAAAATAGTATTATCactatttgggaaaaaatatctacAGTAATTGTTATGATTTTTGACAAGCGTAGTGAGTAGATTAAATTagctatttatgttttaataatgtttgaagttcacattttaaaaacatccagAAAAATTGAGAAAAAGACTCAAATATGAGCtcacaaactaacacaagaatcacactgtttttttcagtgtgttgtttgtggaggaaattatggtacttgaaaaactgcagcctttgtaaATTGCCAACTGCGATTTAAATTTGACTGGGACGAGCTTCAAAGCCCCATTATCATTCGTCTTGTATTTATATGTGTAATGTCCTTGAGGCTAATTTAGCTGAGTTTCCGtttagctgcaaaacaaatgtgcaatctaacaacatattttttgttgttcaaCTGAAATGGCTCTTTGTATGGGTTCAGCTGTAACCCAAGGCTAAAGTCTGATAAAAGAAGGGCATcgacaaacacaacaaacaaacaaactatagATTCAGTTCACTTATACAAGGTTCCATGAGGACAAAAAACATGATTGATTTACATTTCCCTATAAATGGCAGTATGTTGCACAACCTACTGTCCCTGGTGGTTTTGGGACTAGTCCATGCAGGAGCCCAGATGACACAATATGAATGTGCACAAAGTGTCTAGACTTTTTGTTAATTTGATCATAATTTTTGTCTCTGAAATTGACTCAAAACTATATCAGTAATGTCATTTAAACGTCTGCACTGCACTCCCTCTTCTACGACTGGCTTCTTTCTAGATCTGTCACTGTAataaattttgaagcacaacaTATTGCTGAAAAAATATAGACTATAACGGATATTGAAACTAACCAACCCCCTAAAAAACTATcctaaatgtacatttttgttacaAGAACATGAGGGGCAATAGATAAATAACACTTATAgtattagtttgtatctatattgAGTGAAAagagttatttattcaaccttctacagctcaaatcttatcacagTGCAGACAAATTGACTAAATATTCCCCCAAATGCAAAGGAATTGTACACAAGATAAATACTCAACCCCAAAAATTTTGTTCCAGGATTCaaatactgaacgataagttgatatagtaattatcatgacaggcctacttctTTCATCCCCAAACATGTAGCACACTGAGCAAAACACCCAACAAATGCTTTTTAAGACTGAAATCAATGgcattttgtaattatttaaaattgGGTAAAGAATCATTTGTTTAAGGATACAAAGAATACATTGAGACTGAGATGTATTAATTTGGCCATGTGCTGACATTTAAAGCACATTATGTTAAAAGGTGAGGGACATTTTGAACTGAGTCAACCGTAAAAACTGACTTCTTCTCATAGAGCTATTACTACAAGGTTACATATTTGTTTTCACTcaaaaggttccacagtatggcactatcctccatttattcaattacaggtgtattAATTCCAACAGAAAAAGCTtaagaaacatgcattcttcttaATAATGCTGGGCgataagacaaaaaaatgaatcGCCGGGAGGAGTTTTAGGacatttaatgccctactgtggaacattttaggcaaatgTTTTAGGCAGATGTCAAAGGGCtgaccagaaaggttacatagtgtacctttaaaagatcatttcatttcaaagGGTTGTTCTGTTGCGATCCATTATTTCAACAGTTTTCCACTCCTAATGCAGTTGGCCATACCGTGGCTTCTGTGGGGGACCACTGCAGATCCTCCACGGACTTGCTGTGTGAGCTGAACGGACGCTGGTCGATCTTCCAGGACCCGCCTCCTTCCTGTGGCTCCCAAACGTGGATGTTCTTTTTGCAGTCTCCACTCACAAGGCGCCCTAAAACAGGCGTAGACaatgagtttaaaatgaaaatacaaattaCTATAATACTTACTACAATATATCAACTTATTATTCAATAAGTGACAAATGGAACAATTATGTTTTGGGTCAATttttatcatgggtactttttctttgcattagtaggggcatttttgttgtttttctataCTATAATAAGActtgagctgcaataaatacatgaaatacttgatgagtcatagaagtcatttaatcaaccctctacagctcatgttttttgttagttgtttttttcttccattttagtGACGAATCGTCGTCCCTGAAAGCATTGACCTCAGAATCCTTGTAAAAGTGGACTCTTAGAACATTAGGTCAAAaatagtctttttgtcagttctccaCAGATATCTCTTGAAACATTTCAGTGAAGGGCAATGCCAGAGCtccagaacatgatttaaaagtTTAAGACAAAAGTTTAGTTAAAAATAGAAGAGTGAATGGACAATCCAGAGCTCGACTGGTGAGGTGCTGCATACTGGGCCGCATGAGAGTTTTGTTGCATGTTTATTAACAATACTGTaggtttaaaatattttttgggggggaaatCCTGCTGTGGAGTTGTGTCATGGCATTCAatatattgtttatcgtctacatgtcgttcagcaatatattgtactCCAAAATGAGTTGTCAAGCCTACAATAGGCTTTATTAAACTGGGCAGATGTAACTGAAACTGAAAGTCTGGAAGGACATTTCACCAAATGCCAGAGCTGAAAATGTATCTCACAAAGCGGAGTCCTGCATTCAGTCTGACATATGTGTTGCGGCCTACACCACTAGACTCATGTTGCACAAAAAGAAGATTTTTAATTTAAGTGCCgttgttatattatgttattttctgtttattgaAGCTTTATTCTCTCGCACAAGACGTATTCTATAGTCTAAGGTACTTTTCTAAACCCACTTCCCGAAATGGTCAGCTTGGTCATGCTCTCAGTGAGTGACAGgcagatttaaccaatcacagaagtgtgaactctcagaagGAGAACAGAGCCACAGTTACCTGCTAAAGGATATAAAAATGCTGCTATAAAGCCACTACATTTTATTAATTGAAATACTACTGAAATACTAGTAAAATGGTTATACAAACGTTTTGTTAtacttaaaatgtgcttttacagtttgtgaaaaagaAACGCTACATGTTACACTCACCAGGCACTGTTGGAGACCAGTCAATAGCAAAGCCTTCAGTCATGTGTCCAGAAAAACTGAACAGAGCTTTGGCCTCTTTCTGCTGCTTCAAAAACGTTGTCATTGCTGCAGAATTATGCACAGCCTCCAGCTGGGATTGAAGGTCAAATATTCCCACCTGTCCCTTTTCTGACCAACAAGCGGCCAATGAAACATCTCCACAACGAGTCACCTACAAAAAGTCAATTGTATTACACTTGAAAAATGACACAATAATGACAGATCTTTAAAAGGGGCGCTGCATAACGTTTCTGGTGGTGGGTTCATATCTGCCACccagttgtttccatggagatgttgccgctttgaataaaatgtcccactgtatggcattaaacataacaatctctataaaaaaacaagcaggtggtgccacAGGACtaataacaggtcagatctgtggagaggagacaccACTGATGATAAGAATACATTCtaaacaactccatggagacaaacaggtgatatACTATCCGCAAGAAAGGTTACGCAGTGTGAACCTTTAATTTATTACTGAGGTAGTTCATAATAGAGAGATCCAGTATGTCAATAAATCTCATAACATAACGTGCTGGGCCATGTTATCCCTCCAAGAATGGTCTATGGTAGAAAGGCTTTCAATGTCAAAGTTAGACCACTACCTTTGAAAATGTTTCCAGCATTGTAATGTACAGAAACATCATTGAACAGAAGTTGCATAAATAACTCCTTGAACTTACATATGCACAAATGTATCTATCCTGCATGAGACATTAATGTATATGGCTGCATGTATTTCAAACCTTGTGTAATTACATGACAGGTTAAATGGATAAGACACTTACCCTGATTCTGTTGATGCCACCATAGTGCGGTAACATGGCCAGCTCCATATGTGgcttcttctgctcttcttcctcatcttcatcaCTGTCTTCATCACTACTTTCCTCTTCACCCGAGTCTTTTTCTGTGCCGTGAAGATTGTGCATTCTCATGACCAGCaacctaaaatgaaaatgtttcttTAGAATAATGTGTAGAAGTGGGTGATTAATTTCCGACAAGATAATAAGGAAACacttgtacattttaaagctgAGTATACACAATATTTACTATATACACAATTATGAGAAAACTGCCAAAATGatgtaaaatacaattaaaacaaacatggtacaAGTATAAATTGCCCCTAGaggataaataaagttatattgaTTGACTGATAGAAAGTGCtatccatcttcttccacttatccacgGCCGGAACAGGGGCAgctgtctaagcagggactcctacacttcccccaccccagacacttcctccagctcctccaggccAGCTAACAAACATAGTCCCCCCAGCGTATCCTGGGTCTGCCCTGAGACCTCCTCCCACTGGGACATGATGGAAAGTGAGATTTTCTAAATTTTCTTAATATTACactctctttttttatttgatacttGAATTTCAACCAAGACCTTCAGAgccacattttaacacatttcagaTGGACTGCAAGAACATGTTCTCAATTATCACTATcataaaaaccaaaacaaaacagattcaATTTTAtataagcctacgtcatccatccCATAAAAGACTCAACaacatttttctctctttttctaatAATCTCAGAGCCTTATTTACACCATGCCGCAAAGCTTCATTTCTATGCTCCAAACTTATATCTAGACACAGACCTGTTGGCAATGGCTGAATCTGCTTGTGTCCCTGCGCAGAGAAGCATAGACAGAGGATACTGCTCTCTCCCATCTCCATCGTTATCTCGAAGCACATCAAAACTCAGACATGGAGCCCCTAAAGcacgtacacacacaaaaatgttaaaatggctTTAAACAGACCAGTTgtcaaacatgttttgtttttttaagaaatcATACATCTGACAGAAAATAAGTAGTCACACCCACAAGCATACTACTTCGTCTACTTGAGCAAGagaattttgaagtaacagcacTTTTGCTTACTACTTTGAACTTTCTAGTAATTATTTGGCTATTTGATATTTAGTGcaatttttgtattaaaagaaGTAAATGAAAATGAGATGTACTGACACTGATCACAGATTGCATCCTTGAAGCTAAATTACAGcataaaaatgacttaaaatgctttataaattaTGTGTAATTACCCAAACTTCTAAAAAATGTTTATCATATGTTTTGATACTGTCTCACAAAGCTTGTCAAAAGAATCAAGCCTGCATGTTTACAAATTTGAGCTTATAAGCAATAGATATTAATGACGTgcttattactactactagagtAACGGATTACTGACATTTGAGTACAGACATTGCCTTTAAAACATGGAAATATAATAGATCCATGCTTTATATCCCCCTCTGCCCGCTTGTTTTGCCATAGTTTACCCGTTTGACACTCGTGGTACATGCGGTAAGCTGAGCGGTCCATCTCCAGCTCTTCCCCCGGCGCAAGCGGCTCCATTCCGGGCACGTAAACCTTCTTATCCTCGGCCCCTTCCTCCGCATCCCCGTCCTCCATCTCGACCCCCTCATCATCGTCGCTAACAGCATCTCCCATCTCCTCCATCGCGGCTTGATCCTCGGCAAACGCGTCGTCTTCACCGGGGGCAGACATTTTGGTTTGGACAGTTGAGTTATTACTTCCGGTGAGCACGCGGAGCCAGGCCACGTGGTTTGAGCGCGCGGAGCCAGGCCACGTGGTTTGAACACGCGGCGGCCTCCCCCTCTCCAGCTGCTGACTCCCCCTGTActccccttctccttctccctcattTACGGGAATCGTGCTATCCTCTTGGCGCTTGTTTCCTTCTGCTGCCTGGAACGGTCAGTCTCCTAACTTCGGgacatttttgaatatttaaacctacttttcaaatacagtttattttGTTAGCTAGCCTAGCCAAAATAGTGATCCCTAAAAGCCCTTATTGAGTAAACTGGACCccataggatttttttttttgccactgaTCAAACCAAATaacttaatttttatttaaacaataaatcTTTAGTGTGAAGTAATTATCAAATACAATTTTCTGAGCTAGCCTAGCCAAAATAGTGATCCCTAAAAGCCCTTATTGAGTAAACTGGACCATATAGGATAATGATTTAGCCACTGATCAAACTAAATAacttaacttttatttaaacaacaaatCTTATTAAGTTtagcctttttaaaaaaaaaaaaaaaaaaaaagttgtttaaaatgtCCTATATAAACAGTTGTGAAAGCAGTAttcaattgtgttacttaagtaaaagtactgatactagggcaaaaaatactcaagtaaaaatatcacatgaaagtaaaagtattttgggcAGATTTTGAGACGCAATAAAGcatcaaatatagtgatttgtgctgaattttcagtagaaacaatttaattcatcttttttctagttgctttttatttgtatgtttttgttggctcaaattatgaatatgttttatatctccccctcagccttttcagcaggcctCAGACTATAATGCAAAATACTTAAACTTTTCAgtactgttcaaaaatatataaagtacagatacctgctcgcaaatgtagtgaagtaagagtaaaaagtatcctctgtaaaagtaaagtacagatacctaaaaaatacttgtactttgttacattccaccactgtatataaataaacttgaattgaattgaagaaactatactttatttaaacaacaaCCTGTAGTGTAAAGTAATCAAATACTGTAACCTACTTATTACATGGCTGTACTATTAACATGGATGGCCTAGCCTGCAAATAAGAGAATGCATAATTAGTCAGCTGGATCCCATAGGCTTATGCTATAGCCATTGATTAAAACAAAGCCTAACCTTTAGACAACAAGCCTGTAAAGTAATCGATCAATATGGGACTTTCACATCACTAATGGTGTCATAGACTGTCTACTTCTGACTGGAGTTGTCCGGTTATATATGGGGGCTTGGGGGCGTTTTTAAAAGTAGGCTACGATGATAAGACAGAACAGCTAATCTATATCCAGTATCTTGAACTTGGCCAAAAGATGTTACTTCAGATGTTTCTTCAGAAATGTAAGCAGGATCAACAAGACTGGTGGATTCCctgaagacaaaacaaaagtctaatTTCTGTGTTATGAAACGAGGATAGTCGTGTAGGGACAATGGTGGTGTGTGGGTGTATGCATGTAGGGGCAAGTGTAACCTCGTGGTGCACTCACTCCTGTGTAAGACAGTTGAAGGTACATTTTATGAGCTGTTATTTTTCAAAGATGAGACTAATATCTATAAGTATTTAACTTAGAATTATTTATATAAAGGACAATAATACTTTACATCATACAAAACATTCTTTGTAAACAGAAATAGACATGGCTTGTTGTGTGCACTGTTTAACTTAAATCTCTGTTAGCATAAAGAGCAGAGCCTGTAGCTGAAGCTTGTATTGAAAATAGGCTAAAACAGCTATAGGTTATCATCTGGTATCAGTTATGAACATGGATGGATAGTGACTGAATTGCGTTCACGTTCTAGAatttgtcataatttcagatggaggacaggggccCGTTTAACTCTATGACAGattaactgtttttgaaagaaatacccAATTTTACAGTAATTATTTGATTGGGACTGGCTCCAccaacttgtcatattaatcccATTGctcaaagtcctttcaactAACAACAGTGACGCAAtgttttctgaagctattgtgaaaacatAATCTCACATTTATAGCAACAAGACGTTTTTGAGCTTGTCACTTGAACATGTtttatgtggataggcccaggtgattacacagatattaaccacaaaccaggtcagtaaatctgcaatctgacagttaaacagtaaATTCCCCCATAGAATTCTggcctgtcctccagctcaattttaaactttatcACGTGAACCCAACCTATTGTGTGACAGTGTGTACCTGTCAACtcatattaaaaacaaagcTTACTACCAAAGATACAACAATCCAACAATCTTTCAGTGCTGTTCCTTGCATT is part of the Periophthalmus magnuspinnatus isolate fPerMag1 chromosome 16, fPerMag1.2.pri, whole genome shotgun sequence genome and harbors:
- the cdc42ep5 gene encoding cdc42 effector protein 5; translation: MPLHKSSRASRLDPTMISAPLGDFRHTMHIGRGGDTFGDTSFLSTIGPSPSVSETVNSEMSPPPPTNEPVVNVDHVDINESLLSESVSSFTLDLDLDLGPSMLGDVLGVMDGLGLEAFSPTSSVSPVEINQPNGAMERPMDLRNELNGKSLDENGVVGDSRIPDGNSFRAKALRPKVRFSDKREEIIRQASEEEEGQGFNFQDEDEMECISSTKVNSERERGVVMGRTDVELPPSPASSHSSYEYEGVTALDRRKVDICHSETDSEEEEEEDVGKGYTFEDEFDDEIGL
- the grwd1 gene encoding glutamate-rich WD repeat-containing protein 1, whose translation is MSAPGEDDAFAEDQAAMEEMGDAVSDDDEGVEMEDGDAEEGAEDKKVYVPGMEPLAPGEELEMDRSAYRMYHECQTGAPCLSFDVLRDNDGDGREQYPLSMLLCAGTQADSAIANRLLVMRMHNLHGTEKDSGEEESSDEDSDEDEEEEQKKPHMELAMLPHYGGINRIRVTRCGDVSLAACWSEKGQVGIFDLQSQLEAVHNSAAMTTFLKQQKEAKALFSFSGHMTEGFAIDWSPTVPGRLVSGDCKKNIHVWEPQEGGGSWKIDQRPFSSHSKSVEDLQWSPTEATVFASCSVDQSIRVWDIRAPPNSMLSANEAHSSDINVISWNRSEPFLLSGGDDGLLKVWDLRQFKTGRPVANFKQHSAPITSVEWSPIDSSVFAAAGADDVVSQWDLSVESCDVGAQVDGVKGLPPQLLFLHQGQKEIKEVHWHPQLPGVLISTALSGFNVFRTISV